One Felis catus isolate Fca126 chromosome D1, F.catus_Fca126_mat1.0, whole genome shotgun sequence DNA segment encodes these proteins:
- the LOC101086382 gene encoding olfactory receptor 5M10-like: MSSLNHTTVTEFILLGLTDDPVLEKILFGVFLVIYLITLAGNLCMIMLIRTNSHLQTPMYFFLSHLSFVDICYSSNITPNMLHNFLSDQKTISYAGCFTQCLLFIALVITELYMLASMALDRYVAICSPLRYNTRMSKNVCISLVMVPYIYGFLNGLSQTLLTFHLSFCGSLEINHFYCADPPLLMLACSDTYVKKMAMLVVAGLTLSSSLFIIVLSYLLIIAAILRIRSAEGRHKAFSTCGSHLTTVTLFYGTLFCMYLRTPSEKSVEESKIIAVFYTFLSPMLNPLIYSLRNKHVIHAMQQIIQGNLFHKTAV; encoded by the coding sequence ATGTCTTCCCTAAACCACACTACAGTGACAGAATTCATTCTCTTGGGACTCACAGACGACCCTGTCCTGGAGAAGATCCTGTTTGGGGTGTTTCTGGTGATCTACCTGATCACGCTGGCAGGCAATCTCTGCATGATTATGCTGATCAGGACCAATTCTCACCTCCAAacacccatgtacttcttccttagCCACCTCTCTTTCGTGGACATTTGCTATTCCTCCAATATCACTCCAAACATGCTGCACAACTTCCTCTCTGACCAGAAGACCATCTCCTATGCTGGATGCTTCACACAGTGTCTTCTCTTCATTGCCCTGGTGATCACTGAGCTTTACATGTTGGCTTCAATGGCATTGGATCGCTATGTAGCCATTTGTAGCCCTTTACGTTACAATACCAGAATGTCTAAGAATGTTTGTATCTCTCTAGTCATGGTCCCCTATATTTATGGCTTCCTTAATGGACTCTCCCAGACACTGCTGACTTTTCACTTGTCCTTCTGTGGCTCCCTTGAAATCAATCATTTCTACTGTGCAGATCCTCCTCTGTTAATGTTGGCCTGCTCTGACACTTATGTCAAAAAGATGGCGATGTTGGTAGTCGCTGGCTTGACTCTGTCAAGCTCTCTCTTCATCATTGTCCTTTCCTACCTTCTCATTATTGCAGCCATCTTGAGGATCCGTTCTGCTGAAGGCAGGCACAAGGCCTTTTCTACTTGTGGTTCCCACTTGACAACAGTCACCCTATTTTATGGAACCCTCTTCTGCATGTACTTAAGGACCCCATCTGAGAAGTCTGTGGAGGAGTCGAAAATAATTGCAGTCTTTTATACTTTCTTGAGCCCAATGTTGAACCCACTGATCTACAGTTTAAGAAACAAGCATGTGATCCATGCTATGCAGCAAATCATTCAGGGAAATCTCTTTCATAAAACTGCAGTGTAG